A single genomic interval of Carettochelys insculpta isolate YL-2023 chromosome 16, ASM3395843v1, whole genome shotgun sequence harbors:
- the CHST12 gene encoding carbohydrate sulfotransferase 12, whose protein sequence is MTRARLFRLSVVLGSVFMILLIIVYWDNVGTAHFYLHTSFSRPHAPGSLPTAAQDEEHEDVSDVDEFLEKLLSSGLRQTGPLDRKMEQVPLQSSSRPALGNLEENVRGYDWSTRVARVSLDQEELQAERRRTLREFCANSSFAFPMKERSFDDIPNYELNHLIVDDRHGIIYCYVPKVACTNWKRVMIVLSESLLDQGVPYRDPLDIPREHVHNSSTHLTFNKFWRRYGKFSRHLMKIKLKKYTKFLFVRDPFVRLISAFRSKFELENEEFYQRFAIPMLKLYSNHTNLPTSVSEAFRVGLKVSFPDFIQYLLDPRTEKVAPFNEHWRQAYRLCHPCQIDYDFVGKLETLNEDAAHLLQILKVDRLLHFPPSYRNRTASSWEEDWFAKIPLAWRQQLYKLYEADFVLFGYPKPEHLLKD, encoded by the coding sequence ATGACCAGAGCACGACTGTTCCGCCTCTCGGTGGTGCTGGGTTCCGTCTTCATGATCCTGCTGATCATCGTGTATTGGGACAACGTGGGGACGGCTCATTTCTACCTGCACACGTCCTTCTCCAGGCCTCACGCTCCGGGCAGTCTTCCCACCGCTGCTCAGGATGAAGAGCATGAAGACGTGTCAGACGTGGATGAGTTTTTAGAGAAGTTGCTGAGCTCTGGCCTGAGGCAGACTGGTCCTCTGGACAGGAAGATGGAGCAGGTCCCGCttcagagctccagcaggcctgCCTTGGGCAACCTGGAGGAGAATGTGAGAGGATATGACTGGTCCACCCGGGTTGCTAGGGTGAGCTTGGaccaggaggagctgcaggctgaGCGGCGGAGGACTCTACGGGAGTTCTGTGCCAATTCCAGCTTTGCCTTCCCCATGAAGGAGCGGTCCTTTGACGACATTCCCAACTATGAGCTGAACCACCTCATTGTGGATGACCGCCATGGCATCATCTACTGCTATGTCCCCAAGGTGGCCTGTACTAACTGGAAGCGGGTGATGATCGTGCTGAGCGAGAGCCTGCTGGATCAGGGTGTCCCTTACCGGGACCCCCTTGACATTCCTCGAGAGCACGTCCACAACTCCAGCACCCACCTGACTTTCAACAAGTTCTGGCGTCGCTATGGGAAGTTCTCCCGCCACCTCATGAAGATCAAGCTGAAGAAGTACACCAAGTTCCTCTTCGTGCGCGACCCCTTCGTGCGGCTCATCTCTGCCTTCCGCAGCAAGTTTGAGCTGGAGAACGAGGAGTTCTACCAGCGCTTTGCCATCCCCATGCTAAAGCTCTACTCCAACCACACCAACCTCCCCACCTCTGTGAGTGAGGCTTTCCGGGTGGGCCTCAAAGTCTCCTTCCCTGACTTCATCCAGTACTTGCTGGACCCCCGGACAGAGAAGGTGGCCCCTTTCAATGAGCACTGGAGGCAGGCTTACCGCTTGTGCCACCCGTGCCAGATAGACTATGACTTTGTCGGGAAGCTGGAGACCCTCAACGAAGATGCAGCTCATCTGCTGCAGATTCTCAAGGTGGACAGGCTCCTCCACTTCCCCCCCAGCTACCGGAACAggactgccagcagctgggaggaggaCTGGTTCGCCAAAATCCCTCTGGCTTGGAGGCAGCAGCTCTACAAACTCTACGAGGCGGATTTTGTACTCTTTGGCTACCCCAAGCCAGAACATCTGCTTAAAGACTAA